The following nucleotide sequence is from Fusarium graminearum PH-1 chromosome 1, whole genome shotgun sequence.
NNNNNNNNNNNNNNNNNNNNNNNNNNNNNNNNNNNNNNNNNNNNNNNNNNNNNNNNNNNNNNNNNNNNNNNNNNNNNNNNNNNNNNNNNNNNNNNNNNNNNNNNNNNNNNNNNNNNNNNNNNNNNNNNNNNNNNNNNNNNNNNNNNNNNNNNNNNNNNNNNNNNNNNNNNNNNNNNNNNNNNNNNNNNNNNNNNNNNNNNNNNNNNNNNNNNNNNNNNNNNNNNNNNNNNNNNNNNNNNNNNNNNNNNNNNNNNNNNNNNNNNNNNNNNNNNNNNNNNNNNNNNNNNNNNNNNNNNNNNNNNNNNNNNNNNNNNNNNNNNNNNNNNNNNNNNNNNNNNNNNNNNNNNNNNNNNNNNNNNNNNNNNNNNNNNNNNNNNNNNNNNNNNNNNNNNNNNNNNNNNNNNNNNNNNNNNNNNNNNNNNNNNNNNNNNNNNNATTTACAAAGACATTACCGTATACATACTAATGAACGACCTTATTCTTCGCTCTATTCCTGGATGCGGGAAGAGTTTTATTCAACGCAGCGCCTTGACTGTTCATATTCGAACACATACGGCGAGAAAAACCCCATCAGTGCCAACACATTGGCTGTGGCAAACGGTTCTCTGATGTAAGTGAAAACAACTCAAGTGACTGGTGGGAAACCAATTAACAAATTCAGTCTTCGAGTCTTGCACGGCACCGACGTATACACACTGGAAAGCGTCCATACAAATGTGCCCATGATGGTTGTTCCAAGAGGTATGTTGTGGCAACCCCCATTAAATGGATCACTTGCTAACATGGAACTCAGCTTTTGCAGAAAAACCACCATGGTTAAGCATCAACGGAGATCGCATCAGCAGGGGATGAACCCCAACGATATCGACGATTGCTCCTCGgattctgatgatgacgagtctCCCTCTACTCCCCAGCACTCCTCTATGACCTGGTCGCCTCACGATATGGTTTCTATGGGCCAAACAGCACCAAACGGCTCACTCCATCGTGCATCCTCTTATGCCGACTTTGAATCTCAGGTCCATGGTCACCATATGCCGGCTCACTATGCCCACAGACATGGAATTCCCACCACTGTCCCGCATGAGTACCACGGGCATACGGTGCCCGATCAACACGCCCACGTTCAACTAGTTCATCGAGCCGCAGCCATACCGCGCCAGGCATACTATGTAACTGAGCAAGGGAACCCTGGCGTTGCCACAATGACCAGTTCCTTGCCTCCTCATTACCACCTATCACAACACGTGGAGCGACCTGCCTTGGAGATGCCGTATTCGGCCCCAGGAATTCCGACATCGATTCAGAGTAGCCCCAGCACCTTCTCTGCCACTTCGGTCCCAAGCCCCATGGTTCAAGATGGCTTCTATGCTCACCAGCCGACAACCCAGGCAGCATATACAGCAGCAGAAGCCCAACCAGCTATGGTTCAATATCACCACCCTGTTCAGCACCATATGGCCCAGGCCCAGCAGCCGGTTGTATCACAGCCGCAGCATATGCCTGCCACGACCGAACACTACCCTCCACCATCAGCGCATCCGCAACAAGAGCAGTGGTCCAATTACGACCCTCCGATTGAGGTTACAACCATTGGACAACTGCCTGCGTATGGGAGTGCAGTGTACGATATATATGCACCCAAGTTGGAGTTTGACGATCCTTCACTGCAGCTTCCAAGCAGCAGACTGGCGAGCATGTGATCAGTCCGCTCCTAATGCCACTCCATAATTTACGAATATTGTCTTCAGCACACGACAAGATATCGCCCTGTTTCTTCACGATAGTTACCTGTAACATTACGATCATACCACGGCTGGACCACGCAACGATCTCTATTTCATGAATTTTATTTCTACTCTTGAAGAGGATATACCCGTTGGGACGTTATTGGAAGAGAACAGGATAGAGCATTACTCGAAAACCATCAATCTTTCTCTAGATCTTATGAAAGATGTCACCCACGATTTGGAACACCGttcttgtttttttcttcatcagtTGGATCTTGTGTAATTCGAGCTGAGGAGGGGTTTGTTCATCTTTTGCCAGTCACTTTTTACCTGAGCATCCGCGACTTTGGATCAAGGGCGTTGCAGCGGCTCATTCTTGCTACTCGGATTCTCTTTATATTGGATTATTTGAGCAGCAGCCCATTGCGCCTGAGTATTTCTCCTAATCTTGTCAtcgtttgttttcttgtcttttgcaaCATTGAGTAGCACCAATACCCTATGTCAGGTTTTCATGTTGAGGTTTCGTTGGGCGGATAATTTACTGGGAGTAGGAGGTGGGCAGATGGCAGGAAGGGCTCGTGCACGCATATGGATTGACACCAGCATTGAATATCTGAAGACTTGGAAATAGAGGCTTAATGTCCACATCTAATACACATATATTATTTTGTAACCAACTCGCTTTCACCCCATTGTCTTACATAATTCTTGAATGAGTGAAGGGATAATGTGGTACTTTGACCATGAGAGAACAGACCTAGATCATTCGCACACTAGGTATCCTATCATACCTAATATTGCCAATTCTAATAAATAGAAATCTTTAATAGTGTCAAGATTCATCTATTCCAATGTCGTGGTCGGGAGACGGAAGATCTGATGGCCGGGTTGTGATGACTCAGCAATTTCCCGAAGAGGAAAGGCTATAGCCTGTGATGTGATGCCGAATCGCGGACCAAAGTGGCAAGCAGTCCGAACTCCCCCATCGATTACATACCGATGATGCCTGCGCGCGATTCACTATGAGTGCATCCCGGTAAAGTATTATTTCGTCTCTCTGAGCAGACTTACCGTACAACATACCTGGCCAACGATAAACGTTTCTGTCCCGAGAAACTTTCGACACGGGGAGGCGCAGATCAAGCCACCCCATTGCACGTCATTGAAACGGtttatcatcatcttttctttcattatCAGCTTACAAAACATCATTGCGAAAGCACTTTTGGTGCAAAAAAACTCCTAGCATGGCATATAACGCCATGGTGCTGCCAGTAAGTTGCCCCGCGATCCAGGTATATCCATTACCGAGCAGCACTGACGAGACTTCAGAACGTGGCAGCGACAACTACGGAGTTATGGCCCTCGATTTCGAATACCCTTATGTCCCCTTGGAGACATACTACTTCCGTCCAGGCCCGTCGATCAGGTTCTTCGAAAGAGGCCATCAGAGAAAACAAAGCGGCTGAACCCCACCAAGTGAGTTGCAGGCCAGTGGTGTTCAAACACTATACTGACTCCGATTGCAGGCAGCCGAACTTAGGCTCCCCGAGTTCCTTCAAAAGGTTGACTTGACCTCCTTCTCTCGTTCACGATTTTCTGCGATGGCACCGATGACCGCTCAGGCTACTATCTCGAACATGGGCCGTGTTGGCCTTCATGCGGCCAACCCTATTTTGCGACACCCCTACTTTCAACCCCGCGCATCGACTCCGTCGTCTTTCATGCGTTCgttctcaacttcttctggtATTCTGTCTTCTCGTGGTATCTCACCTCTCGGTCCATTTTCTGTCCAGCGCAGAGCCTTCGGCAGCTCCAATGGCATCTCCCGCAACCAGCTCGCAACGTTGGAGGAATCCGCCAACCGAAACCCTGGTAATGCGAACGCGCAGAATGCTTTTTACCAGCTTCTCCTCCGAGCCAACATGCCTGCTATTCTTGTGGAACGATATCAATCTGGACGCTTCGCCACCAGCCCTGCTACCAATGACGCCTACCAGCGAGCCCTCGCTATGCTTGGTGCTAGTGCTACTCAAGCTGCGAATGCGCCTGGAGCTACGAACGGAAATTTTGGACGCACTCAATGGCCCACTTATGAGCAAGGCATCGCTAACGCTGCTGTGACTGGAGCTGCAAATGCTGGCAATCCCATGGGTCACAAGGGAGAACCCATCCATGTCATCGTTCAGGAGTCAACCCGGTCTACTATCTTCCGTTGGGTCAAGTTTTTGgcaatcttcatcgtcaccaccTATCTGTGTTTTGCACTTGTTACTATTGCTATTGAGGCGTTCAGCACTTTCCGTCGTGGAGGTCCGAGCAGCAAACAGGATTCtgaggtcaaggctgagaagcaaAACACCCGGTTCCAAGATGTCCACGGTTGcgatgaagccaaggaagaactCCAGGAAGTCGTCGAATTTTTGAAGAACCCTGAGAAGTTTAGCGACCTCGGTGCCAAGCTTCCCAAGGGTGTCCTCCTGGTTGGTCCTCCCGGTACCGGTAAGACGCTTCTTGCTCGAGCCGTTGCCGGTGAAGCCGGTGTTCCTTTCTTCTACATGTCTGGTAGTGAGTTTGACGAGATCtttgttggcgttggtgcCAAGCGAGTCCGTGAGCTCTTCACTGccgccaagaacaagtccCCTGCCATTGTCTTTAtcgacgagcttgatgctaTTGGAGGCAAGCGCAACCCTAGAGACCAAGCACACGCCAAACAGACACTGAACCAGCTGCTTACCGAATTGGACGGATTTGATCAAGATAGCAAGATCATTATCATCGGAGCCACCAACTTGCCCAAGATGTTGGACAAGGCCCTCACTCGTCCAGGACGCTTCGATCGACATGTCAATGTTGACTTGCCCGATGTTAGAGGCCGAATCGCCATTCTCAAGCACCacgccaagaagatcaaagtTTCCCCCGATGTCGACCTCGAGGCTATTGCTGCTCGATGCCCCGGTCAATCAGGTGCCGAGCTGGAGAACATGCTCAACGTTGCTGCTCTTCGAGCCAGTCGAGCCAAGGCCAGCTTTGTTTCAAAGCAGGATATGGAGTGGGCATACGACCGAGTCACAATGGGTTCTGAACGCAAGTCAATGGTAATCAccgagaaagagaaggaaatGACGGCTTATCATGAGGCCGGCCACGCGCTTGTCCAGCTTTTCGACAAGGAGAGCTCAAACACTCTTTACAAGGTCACAATTCTTCCCAAGGGACCCTCATTGGGCCACACTGCCCAGCTTCCCCAAATGGACAAGTATTCCTACACAGCTGCAGAATATATGTCAAACATTCGTGTGGCACTTGGAGGCAAGATGGCTGAGGAACTTCGATACGGCGGCGACAAAGTAACCTCGGGTGTTTCATCGGTAAGGACTGTCATTACATCATTCGCACCATATGCTAATTCCATTAGGATCTCGAGAGGGCCACTGACCTGGGCTTCATGATGGTGACCCTTTTCGGCATGTCCGCCACACTAGGACCCGTTGAATACGGCCGAAGATACGATAATCTCAGCTCTGAAACAAAGGCCGCAATCGAAGGCGAAGTCCGAAAAACCATAGGAAAGTCGTATGAGGATGTGCGAAAACTATTGACTGAAAAGCGAAGTGAGTTGGACTTACTagccaaggctcttgtgCAGTACGAGACCCTGGACAAGTCCGAGGTGGAGAAGGTGATTCGAGGCGAGAGTCTTCCTGGACGTATCACTGCACCCAAGGGGCCTATGAGACTGCCTattcctcaacaagctccaacaccaccaggtctcggtggtgttcatcagcctcaaccccCAGAGACACCTGCGCcgccagcagcggcggcagaCACATCTAGAACTGACGGTTGAGGTTAAGGGCTTTTTAAGGCCAGCACCACGCCGTCATGGAGTAAAGATGAGGTGAAAGGAAGCCCGGCGTAGTTCGCGCCGCGTGCGACGTATGTGGTGTTGGAAAATAGGGTGAGGATCCATATCGAACGCATATTTCTACAGCGAGCATTGTGTGGAATTGGATGAATTACCTTTACGAGACACGGAAGAGGACGGGGTTCGAGCGAGAACGACTAGTATATGCCTAGGCTTAGCGATTTATGTCCATATGGACTTTTATTTGTTCAAGCGATAGTAGCATTATGCAGGAAGTCAGGTTGAGCATAAGGGGCTGAGGAGAGCCATCG
It contains:
- a CDS encoding cell division protease ftsH; protein product: MTAQATISNMGRVGLHAANPILRHPYFQPRASTPSSFMRSFSTSSGILSSRGISPLGPFSVQRRAFGSSNGISRNQLATLEESANRNPGNANAQNAFYQLLLRANMPAILVERYQSGRFATSPATNDAYQRALAMLGASATQAANAPGATNGNFGRTQWPTYEQGIANAAVTGAANAGNPMGHKGEPIHVIVQESTRSTIFRWVKFLAIFIVTTYLCFALVTIAIEAFSTFRRGGPSSKQDSEVKAEKQNTRFQDVHGCDEAKEELQEVVEFLKNPEKFSDLGAKLPKGVLLVGPPGTGKTLLARAVAGEAGVPFFYMSGSEFDEIFVGVGAKRVRELFTAAKNKSPAIVFIDELDAIGGKRNPRDQAHAKQTLNQLLTELDGFDQDSKIIIIGATNLPKMLDKALTRPGRFDRHVNVDLPDVRGRIAILKHHAKKIKVSPDVDLEAIAARCPGQSGAELENMLNVAALRASRAKASFVSKQDMEWAYDRVTMGSERKSMVITEKEKEMTAYHEAGHALVQLFDKESSNTLYKVTILPKGPSLGHTAQLPQMDKYSYTAAEYMSNIRVALGGKMAEELRYGGDKVTSGVSSDLERATDLGFMMVTLFGMSATLGPVEYGRRYDNLSSETKAAIEGEVRKTIGKSYEDVRKLLTEKRSELDLLAKALVQYETLDKSEVEKVIRGESLPGRITAPKGPMRLPIPQQAPTPPGLGGVHQPQPPETPAPPAAAADTSRTDG